One window of Amaranthus tricolor cultivar Red isolate AtriRed21 chromosome 13, ASM2621246v1, whole genome shotgun sequence genomic DNA carries:
- the LOC130798918 gene encoding uncharacterized protein LOC130798918, with the protein MAKRIAMKMLYGDASEEYSRVWDYAEAIRTFNPGSTAIVKCIGIDTPPPLFQRMYICLTACKEGFVAGCRPIIGVDGAHLKGKFPGVLLTAVGKDGNNNIFPIAWAVVETENVETWIWFLNLLVEDLRLVTASSSWVEAEGEAFTFMSDRQKGLVEALNSVVPECEIKFCCRHIWANFKIKFPGELFKQHFWSAARAYNKNHFDREMNVIKNISIDAYAYLAAIPAKHWSRHAFCSRSKSGMLLNNICEAFNNVLVEARAKPIISLMEWIRRYVMQRSAAKREGLSNFQGELMPAITKIIEKNAKEIYGLRVIPVDVYEFEVDDIEDCYVVNLANRTCHCGSWQLIGIPCKHAVACIVLRKLDAKDFVHEAYLIETYRKTYSPKFYGMPGHKMWPTTTLAKPLPPPYRKMPGRPNKRKRKKEVGEGKGGKKAITEFKQRRCGNCGEVGHYKKGCKNQPKPPPPTKTKSKGGRPKMGSSSTQQSTTNDVPSSSGQQQTQNAASTSCIMDQNSQI; encoded by the exons atggctaaaagaattgcaaTGAAAATGCTATAtggtgatgctagtgaagagtatagcAGGGTTTGGGATTATGCGGAAGCAATAAGGACGTTTAATCCAGGAAGCACAGCAATCGttaaatgcattggaatagacaCACCCCCACCTTTGTTccaaaggatgtatatatgcTTGACAGCGTGTAAGGAGGGGTTTGTAGCTGGCTGTAGGCCTATTATAGGTGTTGATGGGGCACATCTGAAGGGAAAATTCCCTGGGGTTTTGTTGACTGCTGTTGGTaaagatgggaacaataatATCTTTCCCATTGCATGGGCTGTGGTTGAAACTGAAAATGTAGAAACATGGATATGGTTTCTAAATCTTCTGGTGGAAGACCTTAGATTGGTAACTGCATCGAGTAGTTGGGTTGAAGCAGAAGGTGAAGCTTTCACCTTCatgagcgataggcaaaag GGTTTGGTCGAAGCTTTGAACTCAGTGGTTCCTGAATGCGAAATTAAGTTCTGCTGTAGGCATATATGGGCGAACTTCAAGATCAAGTTCCCTGGAGAGTTGTTCAAACAACACTTTTGGAGTGCAGCCAGAGCCTACAACAAG AATCattttgatagagaaatgaatgtaataaagaatatttctattgACGCATATGCATATCTAGCTGCTATTCCTGCAAAACATTGGTCTAGGCATGCTTTTTGTAGTAGGAGTAAGTCTGGGATGTTATTGAACAATATTTGTGAGGCATTCAACAATGTGTTAGTAGAAGCAAGGGCGAAGCCTATAATTTCCCTAATGGAGTGGATTAGGAGATATGTAATGCAACGAAGCGCAGCCAAAAGGGAAGGGTTGAGTAACTTTCAAGGTGAGTTGATGCCAGCTATcactaaaattattgaaaaaaatgcaaaagaaatatatggtttaagggtaatcccagtggatgtttatgagtttgaggtggatgatATTGAAGACTGTTACGTTGTAAACTTGGCCAATAGAACTTGCCATTGTGGAAGTTGGCAGCTTATAGGAATTCCTTGCAAACATGCCGTTGCTTGTATTGTGCTTAGAAAATTAGATGCCAAAGACTTTGTCCACGAGGCATATCTCATAGAAACGTATCGAAAAACGTATAGTCCAAAGTTTTATGGTATGCCAGGACACAAAATGTGGCCAACAACCACTTTAGCCAAACCACTTCCTCCACCATATAgaaagatgcctggaaggcctaacaagaggaaaagaaagaaggaagttGGTGAAGGTAAAGGAGGAAAGAAGGCTATTACAGAATTCAAGCAAAGGAGATGTGGTAATTGCGGTGAAGTTGGTCACTACAAAAAGGGCTGCAAAAATCAACCTAaaccaccaccaccaacaaAGACCAAGTCAAAaggtggaaggcctaaaatgggaTCTTCTTCTACTCAACAATCTACAACCAATGATGTGCCTAGCTCCAGTGGTCAACAACAAACGCAAAACGCTGCATCTACTTCATGTATAATGGATCAAAATAGTCAAATATAG